From the genome of Francisella tularensis subsp. tularensis:
GGATGTACCCCCGTATTTAATGGTTACTGCTGTGAATGCTGGCTCAACTCCTTGTGGTATAAATACAGAAGGTTTAAAGCGTCGTGGATTTACGCCTGAAGAGATGAAAAAAATCAAAGAAGTCTACAAGGTGTTGTATCGCAAAGGTTTGATGATGAAAGAAGCTTTTGAGATAATCAAAGCGATGGCAAAAGAAGATAAAGTTCTAGAGCCTTTTGTTGATGTGATTGGTACTTCGCGAAGAGGTATACTAAGATAATGAGAATAGGTATTGTAGCTGGAGAGCTTTCGGGCGATCAGTTAGGTGGCACACTAGTTGAGGCTTTAAAGCAAAAATACCCTAATGCAATTATTGAAGGTATTGGTGGACCAAAAATGGCAGCCGCTGGTTTTAAAAGCCTTTATCCGATGGATGCATTGTCGTTAATCGGCTTCTTAGAAATTATTTCAAAAGGTTTGCGCATATTAAGTATCCGCCGTAAAATCATCAACTATTTTAAGCAAAATAAACCTGATATATTTATAGGCATAGATGCTCCTGATTTTAATCTTACAGTTGAAAAAGAATTAAGATCTGCGGGTATCAAAACTATACATTATGTAAGTCCTAAAATATGGGTTTGGCGTGAATACCGTATAAAAAAAATACGTAAAGCAACTGATAAAATATTAGCAATTTTACCTTTTGAAACTGAATACTATAAAAATAGACATAAATTTGAAGCTATATATGTTGGTCATCCATTAGCGAAGAATATTCCAATACATATTGACCGAGCTAAATATAGAGATAAACTTGGATTAAAAGGTAGTTCTTTACCAATATTATCAGTTTTACCAGGAAGTCGTACGACAGAAGTTTCAAGATTGTTGCCACTATTTTTGTTAGCATTACAAAAATTGGTAGATGCTGGATATAAATTTAAAGCGATTATGCCCTTAGCTAAGCCATCATTAAAACCATTATTTGCTAAATATAAAGAACAAATTGATAGTTTAGGTATCGAAGTTTTTGAAACGAATTCACATGATGTTTTAAAAGCATCTGATTTAAGTTTATTGGCATCAGGAACAGCTACATTGGAGGCTATGTTATGCAAATTACCTATGGTTGTAGGCTATAAACTATCATGGCTATCGGCTTTAATTGGTAGGATGCTTATTGGTAATCATAGTTATTGGGCTTTCCCTAATATTTTGCATAAAAATGAAATTATCAAAGAATTAATACAAGAAGACTGTACAGTAGATAATTTATTTAGCGAGTTAAAAAGGTTGTTTGATGATAAGCGGCGTAATGATTATATAGTAGAAGAATTTGAAAAAATTCACAAAGAAATGGTTATCGATACTGAGAGTAAGATCATTCAAGTATTAGATACTATGATAGAAAAATCTTAATTTTTATAATCTTTATATATATAATACATCAGTATAAAAAAGTATAGGTATTAGATAAATGACATTGATATTGGCATTAGTTTTAGTTTTAGTGGTATTAATAATAATAGATCTATATCGTAAAAGTTTGCGACTTAAACAAGTAGAAATACTTAGGAACATCGAACAGAATAATGCTCAGGAGCTTATAACTCAAGCTAAAAGTTTCCCAGAGTATGCGGCTAATATCGAAAATGTTCAACAAGAATATCCACTCTTAAGAGATGGTTTTTTGCTACTTTATTTTGAAGCGATTGAACCAATTCAAGTAAAAGATTTAGCTACATTTTTAAAATACTATGGAATTAAATATACTGATGATAAAGCTTTCCAGAAAGTTAACTACAAGGATGTTATATTTAGTATCTTACCTGATAATCAAGAGCAAGAATTTTCTAGTGCTACAGATGGGAGTGTAACCGGTATTATTGCTGTAATGAATTATAGAAAGCTTGCTAGTATGGATTATGATGTTAAAACATGTTACGAATTAATGTTAGATATCCTAGAGGCTTTAGCCAAAGCTTTCCATGGAACATTAATGAATGAACATAAAGTCAGACTTACAAAAAAAGATAAACAAAATTACCTAGCAGCTATTTTATAACATTACTTTTATCCTTGATTTTTATTTCAATACTTTAGTTTGAGAAGTTATATCATAATTTGTAAAACAGATATTTCCTAAGGGGAATTTATGGAATATAAATATCATCATATTGGGATTCCAGTTACTGAGCCAAGACCAGGAGAGCGTTATAGCCCTAGCATGGATATGTATACATCAGGAGGGGAGTTGCCGGGAAGAGTACAATATCATCGCTTTGGTCCGAAATGTTCATTAGATAAACTTATACAAACTATGCCTCATATTGCTTATAAGGTCTCCGATCTTGACCAAGCTATAAAAGATAAAAATATTTTGCTAAAACCATACTTCCCTATAGAAGGCTTTAGGGTTGCAATTATTGAAGAAAATGGCGCAATAATAGAGTTTATAGAAACTGATTTATCAGATGAAGAGATATGGGATAAGCCTAATTTAAAAAATTCAATTTTATACCCCAGTTAATATTTGAAATACAATAGCTAGATTTTTACTATTGTTATATTAACCTCATCAGTTCAATTTAAAAACCTTAAAGTTAAGCTAATACATTGTAGTGTGGCTTCCTAGAATAGCATATAACTAACTATACTAAAAAGTAGTACGTCATTCTGTACGGAACCCACTAAAACAACTTAGTTTTAAGCTATTTCAGTTAGTACTACTTTTATATCTAGTAGGTTATAAGTAAATATTTATTCATATTTGCTGTAAATTTAAATTATTATAAATAATTATTAATTTATAATAAAAATAAATAAATTTATGAGGTATATTTTATGTGTAGACAAGTAAGGTTTATTATTACAATATTTTTTTTAATTTTTACGGACACTATATATGCCGTTTCTTTAAAGGAAATGATTGTCAGATGTTGATTGTAGGTTTCTTCGGTCAAGCAATTGACGAAAAATCGGAAATTGTTCAACATATTAAAGATAATAATATCGGTGGTGTAATATTGTTTGATAGAAAAGACAAGGACAACATAAAAAGTCCAGAACAGTTAAAGACTTTAAATAGCGACTTACAGAAATATACTAAGATTTATAATGATTTATATATGCGTCCACAGGTACCATTAATAATTGCTATTGACTATGAAGGCGGTAAAGTAAATCGATTGAAAACAAAATATGGATTTCCTGAAACTTTTACTGCAAAAAAATTTTCAGAGCTAGATATACAAGAACAAGCTCATGTTGCTAGGGAAATGGCTAAAACCATGTATAAGGTAGGAATTAATTTAAATTTAGCCCCTTGTGTAGACATTCACAACGATAATTGCCCCGTTATTGGTAAATATGAGCGTAGTTTTTCTACTGATGTTAATACTATTGTAGATTGTGCTAATCTTTTTTGTAAAGTATAAAATAGGTTCTGTATTAAAACACTTCCCTGGACATGGCAGCTCTACTAATGACTCTCATTTAGGTGCTGCTGATATTACTAACACATGGACAGAAAAAGAACTTATTCCATATATAAGGTTATTACCAGAAAATAAGCATTGTATGGTTATGACTGCACATGTTATGAACAGAAACATCGATGAAACTAATCCAGCAACACTGTCTAATAAAATAATTAAAATATTAAGAACAGATATTAAATTCGATGGAGTTATAATCTCAGATGCTATGGAAATGAAGGCTGTGACAGAATATTATGGAGAATTAGAGTCATTGAAACTAGCTATTAATGCGGGTGTTAATATATTTATATTCAGTGATGGTAATCCAGATACTATAATAGATAATATCGCAAAACTTGTAGAATCCGGAGAGGTTGCAGAAGCAACGATAAAACAATCATATGAGAATATTGTGACCTATAAGCAGAACTATTTGACAGAAGAAACAATATCAAATAACATTAGTAAGTGTTGTTGTAACTATTTATGATCATCTATAAAAAATAACTATAACATTTTTTGAATATGCATGAATAACAAACAAGTAATTTTTATAGGTATGTGCTTAAGTTGTATTTTAAAATTTAGTCGAAATATTAAGCTAGATTTTTTAAATATTCTTATTTATTGATTATCTTAGCTAATTATATCTGATGTTTTGGGTAAATCTAGATCGTTAGTTTTGTCAGTATACTATGTAAAAAGTATGAAAAATATTTTTGGTGGGCCCAGTAGGACTCGAACCTACGACCTACGGATTATGAGTCCGGCGCTCTAACCAACTGAGCTATAGGCCCAAAACTTAGAGACGATTATATTTTAAATAGAACTGTTAGTCAAGGACTATTTTTGTTTTGCGCTTATTTATATATTTTTGAAGAAGTGCCTACGATAAGAGGGTCAGGAGGTATTGCTACTTCATGATCTTTGTTATCATAGTCAACATTGTTAAGTATATATCTTATTGCATTTAGGCGGGCACGTTTTTTATCATCAGACTTAACGATTACCCATGGTGCATATGGTTTGTCAGTATATATAAACATCCTTTCTTTAGCTTCAGTATAGTCATCCCATTTATCTAAGGATGCTTTATCTATAGGGCTAAGTTTCCACTGTTTTAAGGGATGACTTTCTCTAGCAGCAAATCTATTTTTTTGTTCTTGCTGGCTAACTGAGAACCAAAATTTTATTATCATAGTACCACTATCAACTAGCATTTTTTCTAGTTGGGGTGCTTGTTCAAGGAATAAGAAATATTCTCTCTCAGTACAAAAGCCCATAACTCTTTCAACACCAGCTCGATTATACCAAGACCTATCAAAAAGTACGATTTCACCACCAGATGGTAGGTGTTCTATGTATCGTTGAAAATACCATTGATTTCTCTCTTGTTCTGATGGTTTCTCTAGAGCAATTACCTTGGCGCCACGTGGATTTAGATGCTCCATCATTCTTTTTATAGTTCCACCCTTACCAGCTGCATCTCTACCTTCAAAAATTATCAGAACTTTTTTATTATTCTCTTTTACCCATTTCTGAAATTTTAATAGTTCTATCTGAAGATAATGCTTTTGTTTTTCATATACATTACGAGGAATCTTATGTTTATATGGAAAAATATTTTCTAAAAAGAGTTTTTGGCGCTCTTCTTGACTTAAAACTTTCATATAGAATTATAAAAACAGCTTAACTTATTTAATATATTATCATATAGAAGTGATTAAGAGGTAAACAGATTAACTTTTTACAGGTTTAATATTTAGTTTTAGACTAAAGATTATATAAAATATTGTAAACACTAATATTATTGTTACCAGTGGTGTTGGCGTTTTTAATGGATAAAGTAATACCGCTAGGAAAGTTGCAATAGCTGCTAACATTGTGAAAATAAAAGTGAATATTTTGACAAGTTTACTCTTACTGATATGTTCAGTTCTTGATAGATAAATATATTTAATTGGTATAAAAGAAAATATTGATAATATCGTTATCATTATTTCATTAATTAATTGGTTTGACTGAAAACATAGCATATACATTACAATTACATTCCAGTAGCTTGGGAAACCGACAAAAAAATAATCATCAGTTTTTGCATTTAGCTGACAGAACTGATATGAGGAGGAGATAGTTATCATTATTATTATTGGGATTAGCCATTGTTGGCTAACTACTGCTGATACATATATCCAGATACAAGGAACAATTGAATATGTTGTAAAGTCTATAATATTATCAAGAAGGGCGCCATCTATAGGAGCAAGTTTTTTGATATCAACTAGTCTTGCTAAGCTACCATCTATCGAATCAATAAATATCGCCATTATAATACTAAACATAGAAAGCTTAATATAGTAGTGATGTAGATCTGTTTGACCTAATACAATTGTTTTAGCAGCCTCTATTGAAAATATAATAGCTAAGATACCGAACACGGCACCTAATGATGTAAAAAGATGCACTAGCCAAGCATATATTTTTTGTATCGTTTGTACTTGCATTTTAATATTAACTTTTAAATAAATTTACGGAATTGTAGCAAAAATAACTAACAGTTTCTATTAATAACTAAATCAATGAGATTTTCAAGACTAGTTGAACTGAAGTTATTATTTTTTAGCTTAGTGATAATTTATGTGATTTCATTTTTTTTATCTAGTAAATATTTATTTGCGTCTTTTAATCCCATTAATGATACATAGGTTGATTTATTGGCATCTATATCTTTAGCGCTAGTTTTTCCTAGCTCGTTAGTTGTCTTAGTGACATCTAAGATATCATCTTTGATCTGAAAACATAAGCCTATTAAGTCTGATAACCTTACTAATAAATCTTCTATTTGGCTATTTTGATTTTGTGAGAGAATATAAGGTAAAACTATACATGCTCTAAACATTTTTGCAGTTTTATTGGTATGTAATATTTGTAATTCTTCAATTTTAAGTTTTTTATTCTCACCCTCAATATCTAGTTGTTGACCACCAACCATACCACTAGCACCACAGTATTGAGCAAAAAGTTTATTTATTTTTTTTAGTTTATCTATGTCTGAGTAGTTGATATCTTGTAATATTTCAAAAGCTAATGCTTGTAAAGCATCGCCCGCTAAGATTGCAGTAGCTTCATTAAATTTGATATGACAAGTTGGTTTGCCCCTACGTAGAGTATCGTTATCCATAGCAGGAAGATCATCATGTATTAGTGAGTAGGTATGAATAGACTCTACTGCAAATGCGATTTTATCACAGTTTGACTTATCTATAGCTAGAGCTTCACCAATAGCATAAACAAATTGTGCTCTTATTCTTTTGCCACCACTAAAAAAGCTATAGTGCATTGCACTTAGTAAAGTTTTGGATACACAGTTAAGTTGATCAAATACCTTTTCAGCAAAAATTTCGAAATCTTTTATTATATTTTCACTACTCATAAGAATTTTACGATATTGTTATACTGTTTTTCGAGTACATCACTATGGCTTTTAAAAGTCTTAAGAGCGCCCGATGACATCTGTTGTAATAGTTGTTTATCTTCTAGTATTTTGAGGATATTATTTGCAATTTCTTGTTGGTTTCTTATGCGAATTAGAGCTTTATTACGAATTAGTTCTTTGGATATTTGGCTGAAATTAAAAAGGCTTGGACCACTTAAAATTGGCTTTGCTAATGCTGCTGGTTCAAGTAAATTATGTCCACCATTGTCTATTAAACTTCCACCAACAAAAGTTATATCTGCAATATAATAAAGATGAAGTAGTTCGCCCATTGTATCGCCTAAATATACTTGAGTATCACTAAAGATTTGACATTCAAAAGAGCTTCTTTTTTGATACTTCAAAGAATTATAAACAATTAGCTTTTCTACTTTCTGAAAGCGTTCTTTGTGCCTAGGAACTAGTATTAATAAACAATCTGGATGTATTTTTAGGATTTGTTTATGTGCTTCAAGAATTATTTCTTCCTCACCTTGATGAGTACTCCCTGCAATCCATACTGGTCTACCTTTTAGGCTGTCTTTCAAGCTATACATCTTATTTTCTAGGTTTTCTGGAGTGATAAGATTGTATTTTAAGTTTCCTGTCACAGAAATGTTGTTTTTATCTACAGCTAGAGAATAAAATCTTTTTGCATCTTTCTCTGTCTGAGCGTTAATATGAGAGATATTCTTAAATAAAAATTCTTTAGCAAAAGGGATTTTAGTGTAATTACGCATCGATTTTTTTGATAGTCGCGCATTTGTTATTACTACTGGAACCTTTTCAGCAAAACACTTATTTAGAATATTTGGCCAAATTTCTGTTTCAACGATTATAAAAATCTTTGGATTAGTCTTAGCAAAAAAACTATTAATAAAAGGAATTACATCATAAGGGATATACATATGGTGTACATTGGGATAGTTACTATAAAGACTATTCACAACATCGCTACCTGTTGGTGTTGTTGTAGTTATAACAAAATTCTCATTAGGAAAATTCTTTAGTAATTCTTTTACTAGTGGTTCAGCAGAGACAGCTTCACCTACAGAAACTGAATGTATCCATATACTGCTGTTAAGGCGTATTGGTATCTGGGCGAATCTCTCTGCCCATCTTTTTCTGTAGTTAATGTTTTTAAAGCTTCTTTTAAATTTTTTCAGATATAAAATAGGTATTAATGTTATAAAAATGCTCGAATATATATGAGCTAGAAAAACATAAAAGAATTTTTTTAAATGTTCCACTCTTTAACCTAAAACTATTAATTATAAACTTGGCGACACTTGTTGATACATTGTAGCATATAACAACGGTATTTAACTAATGTGAATTAGTAAAATTTAGTTTTCTAGAGTAATTGCATTATTTTATCAAGAGCGATAGCTCTATGACTTATTTTATTTTTATCTGTTTCAGAGATTTCAGCCAAGGTTTTTTGTAATTGTGGTAATATGAATATTGGATCGTAACCAAAACCATTTGAGCCACTAATTTTGTGAGCTATTTTTCCTTCTAAAAAACCATATGCCAAAATTGGAGCTGGGTCAAATTCATGCTTTACATATGCTAGGGCGCAAACAAATCTAGCATTCCTATTATCATTTCCAGTTAATTTAGCTAGTAATTTTTGTATATTAGCTTTGTCATTGCCATGCTCTCCTGAATACCTTGCTGAATATATTCCGGGTTCACCATTTAAAGAGAATACTTCAAGCCCCGAATCATCAGCGATAGCAGGTAGACCTGTATGTTTAGCACAGTTTCTTGCTTTTAAAATAGCATTCTCAATAAAACTAAGTCCAATTTCATCAGCGTCAGGAACATTAAAATCAGTTTGAGGCAGAATCTTAATATTCTTCTGTTTAAAGATATTGGTAAATTCTCTAATCTTGCCTTTATTGCTTGAGGCTAAAACTATTTCTTTCATATTTATGAGCTTTATATATTTATTCGATCAAGATATATTAGCAATATTTGTTATAAATGTTATCCTTTAAATACATATAATTTTGAAATATTGTTAGGTTAAGTTTATGAAAATATGCTTTATCGGTGGTGGTAATATGGCGGCAGCAATGATTGCTGGTATGACCTCACATGGTTATAAAAGTCAGGATATAATCGTTTTTGATAGAAATGAACATAAATGCTTAAACTTAATTAAAAAGTATAATATCAACACATCTACGTCATTACTAAATACAATTAAACTTGCTGATATTCTTATTTTAGCAATCAAGCCTCAAAATATGTTTGAGCTTATAAAAAATATCAGAGATACAGTTACATCTACTCAAGTAATAGTTACAGTAGCTGCAGGTATCCAGACTAGTGCGTACGAGGAATTATTTAACAAAGAAATCTCTTTTGCTAGAACAATTCCAAATACACCTAGTAGCTTAGGTTACGGCGCTACGGGAATTTTCTTTAATAAAGTTATTGCTGCTGATAAAAAAGATTTAGTTATAGATATTATGCAGACTATGGGAGTAGTAACTGTTGTTGAGGATGAGAAAGAAATTGATATTATCGCAGCTATAGCTAGTTCTGGACCGGCATATTATTTTCAGTTTATGGAGCATATGGTTGAAGCAGCAATCAAGCAAGGTTTAGATAAAAAACAAGCCGAAAAACTAGTTGTTCAAACATGCTTAGGGGCAGCACAGATGGCATTAAATACTAATGAAAATATGTCAGAGTTAAGAAAAAATGTAACTTCTAAAAAAGGTATAACTTATGAAGCATTAAATATTTTTGAGCAATTTAATCTTGGTGGAATTGTAGATAAAGCAATTCAAGCAAATATAGCTAGAGCACAGCAATTAGCTATAGAATTTACTAAATTAATAGATAATTGATCGATTATAACTTGAAAGAGTTTTTATTAGCCTTATGTGTATTACAAAGAAGTTGAGATAGCTGAAAATATTTGTTTTATTTAAAGGCTTAAAGCTTTATGGTTTTACAGAATGTCTAATACAATTATCTAATTTTTCTCGTTAAATCTTACTAATACATTTAGCTGTATACTATTTTAATAGATTAATTAATAGTGCATATTATTTTTTAAACAATTTGAACTGTCATTGGTTGTATGGAAAGCTTTTAAAAAGGTAGTATTTATAGGGGAGGCACTTCTAAAGCTCTTTTATTAAATAAAGAAGATTTATCAAATTATCAATTAAATCATATAGATGATATTGTTATTAGTATTATGGGTTCACCACACAAAAGGCAAATAGATGGTATAGGAAACGGTGATTCTCTTTGTAGTAAGGTAGCGATTGTTAGTAAATCATTAGATGAGGGAGTTGATTTAGAATATTTTTTTATGCAGGTAGGTGTTAATGATAGGTTTGTAGATAAAACTGTAAACTGTGGAAATATAGCTTCTTCAATAGATCCTTTTGCGGTAAATTCAAAAATAATTAATATCGAAGATGATTTATCATCAGCCACTTTGAAAGTTAAGAATATAAATACTAATGTGATTTTCGAAACAAAAATATGTGTGAAAAACGGTAGCTATTTGCCAGATGGTGATATGTCTATAGATGGAGTCAACAATACTTATTCTCCGCTAGAGTTAAATTTTTTTAATCCAGTCGGTGCAAAGACAGGAAAACTTCTACCTACAGGTAATGTGGTGGATAATATAGATGGAATAGATGTGTCATGTATTGATGTGGCAGTTCCTATGATTATTATTGATTCTACTAAATTTGATAAAACAGGGAAGGATCCAAAAGATCTTCTAGATGAAGATAAAGAGCTTTTAAGAAAAATAGAAAAGATAAGAAAAAAAGCATCATATCTTATGGGCTTGGGCGATTGTAGCAACAAAGTTATTCCTAAAGTCTGCTTAATATCAAAACCAGCTAGCAAAGCTAATTCTATATGTTCAAGATACTTTACCCCTTTTGATTGTCATTCGACTCATTCAGTATCTGGGACCATGTGCTTAGCATCTAGCTTGTTTATTGAAGGTTCGATTGCTTGTCAAGTTATAAATAACAGAATAGGAAATGATACTGGTATCATCAATATAGAACATCTATCAGGAATAATTCCTATATCTTATCAGGTAGATAATAATCAAGATGTAAGAAAAATCAATATTATCAAAATGGGTTTTTTCAGGACAGCAAGGGAGCTAGTGAGAGGAATTTTTTTCTATAAATTATAATCCCTTTATTTTTAGTAGCTTTACTGAATATTTTAAAAACTAATCTAAAATCATTTGTTAATAAAGATAGCTTTTTTAAACAGAGTTGATTGTTATCTCTTATTCTATGCTTTTTTAGGAAATATTTTTGTCTTGACATGTTATAATTGACCTAGATTATTAGCCAAAATAAATGGTATAGAGAGTTGAAACTAAGTTTTAAAAAGTTTGATGTAATTTTAGAAAACATTTTCATTTGTTTATAAGAAATGTAGATTGTGTTTTAATTTACTGTGATTCTAAGCGTAGTAAAACTATTAAAGATTGGGATAAAGGGAGTTTAAGTTGGACTTATCTAGGATGACCCTAAATAAATATTTATTTTATACACCTTATTGTATATAATTGGATTAATGATACAGAATACTACTTTAAATAGCAAGGGTTAATTATGAGAATATTGTTGGCTGAAGATGATCTTCATTTGGGTGAAGGCTTATTAGAAGCTTTGCAAAAAGAGGGTTTGATTGTAAATCTAGTTTCAGATGGTGAGGCAGCGCAAACTTTTATAGAATCTGGATTGTATGATATAGTCGTCTTAGATATTGGTATGCCAATAAAAACTGGTTTAGAAGTTCTAAGAAATATTAGAAATAGAGGTATTAAAGTACCAATAATACTGTTGACTGCTAGAGATGGTTTAGAAGATAGAATTAAAGGTCTTGATCTTGGTGCTGATGATTATCTAACTAAGCCATTTGAGTTAAAAGAGCTAGTAGCTAGAATTAAAGCTATTTCTCGTCGTATTGATACTAGATCTGGTAAAAGTGTTAATGAAGAAATTAGATTTGGAGATTATAGTTTTAATCCAAGCTCTGAAACGGTAACCAAAGATGGAGTTATTATTCCTGTTTCAAAAAAAGAGTTAGCGCTTTTAGCTATATTGGTACAAAATGCTGGTAGGGTAGTACCAAAGACACAGCTTTTAGAAGAAGTATATTCTACTGATAAGGAAATGGATACAAACACCCTAGAAGTACATATGCATAATTTAAGAAAGAAAATTAACATTCCTAATTTTATACAGACTATTAGAGGTGTTGGTTACTTTGTACAAAAGGATAAAGTAATTAAGTAACTTCATGGAAATCTTAAACTATATTTTAAACTTGGGCTTTACTTTTTGGCTTTTATTCTTAACCATTGCCAGTGGTTTAATTTATATTATTGATTTTGTGTTCTTCCAAAAATCAAGATTAGCAGCATATACAGATGAATTAAAAGGTCTTTCTAAGAAGCAAAAACGTCAGTTCTATAAAGATAGAGGATTAAAAGCACCTTTTATTGCTGATCAGGCGAGATCTTTATTTAGTGTATTTTTTGTAGTTTTTCTACTTAGAACCTTCTTGATTGGTAATTTTTTAATTCCAACTGCATCAATGACACCAACACTTCCAGTTGGTGATTTTATTTTTGTCAATAAAACTGCTTATGGTATCAGAGCACCATTTACCAATGAGACTTTAATAAAAGTTGGTGAACCCAAAAGAGGTGATATTGTAGTATTTCATTTTCCAGTTAATCCTAATGTTGATTTTGTAAAACGAGTGATCGGTTTGCCTGGCGATGTAATTTCGTATAAAGACAAAATGTTGACAATAAATGGTAAAAAACTTGAATATACTAATTGTAATCGTGATGCAATGAACTATTATAATCAGTCTTTAGCTGCTGGTAGTGGCGATACAGTATGTACGGAAAACCTTGATGGAGTTAAACATGAGGTTGATTGGATAGAGTCTATAAAGGGAACTGATTTTGAAAACCTTAAAGTCCCAGCAGGTCAATACTTTGTTATGGGAGATAATCGTGATAATAGTGAAGATAGTCGCTATTGGGGTTTTGTACCTGACAAAGATCTAGTTGGTAAAGCAAAAGTTGTTTGGATGAGCTGGGATAAGATAGATAAAAAGGTTCGCTGGGATGAAATTGGTAAGGTCTTTTAATTAAAAATGGTTCCTGAATATTCACGATTTTATAACATTCTTGGATATAATTTCAAAGATTATACTCTTCTC
Proteins encoded in this window:
- a CDS encoding PrpF domain-containing protein, which codes for MYRGGTSKALLLNKEDLSNYQLNHIDDIVISIMGSPHKRQIDGIGNGDSLCSKVAIVSKSLDEGVDLEYFFMQVGVNDRFVDKTVNCGNIASSIDPFAVNSKIINIEDDLSSATLKVKNINTNVIFETKICVKNGSYLPDGDMSIDGVNNTYSPLELNFFNPVGAKTGKLLPTGNVVDNIDGIDVSCIDVAVPMIIIDSTKFDKTGKDPKDLLDEDKELLRKIEKIRKKASYLMGLGDCSNKVIPKVCLISKPASKANSICSRYFTPFDCHSTHSVSGTMCLASSLFIEGSIACQVINNRIGNDTGIINIEHLSGIIPISYQVDNNQDVRKINIIKMGFFRTARELVRGIFFYKL
- the qseB gene encoding response regulator QseB; the protein is MRILLAEDDLHLGEGLLEALQKEGLIVNLVSDGEAAQTFIESGLYDIVVLDIGMPIKTGLEVLRNIRNRGIKVPIILLTARDGLEDRIKGLDLGADDYLTKPFELKELVARIKAISRRIDTRSGKSVNEEIRFGDYSFNPSSETVTKDGVIIPVSKKELALLAILVQNAGRVVPKTQLLEEVYSTDKEMDTNTLEVHMHNLRKKINIPNFIQTIRGVGYFVQKDKVIK
- the lepB gene encoding signal peptidase I, which gives rise to MEILNYILNLGFTFWLLFLTIASGLIYIIDFVFFQKSRLAAYTDELKGLSKKQKRQFYKDRGLKAPFIADQARSLFSVFFVVFLLRTFLIGNFLIPTASMTPTLPVGDFIFVNKTAYGIRAPFTNETLIKVGEPKRGDIVVFHFPVNPNVDFVKRVIGLPGDVISYKDKMLTINGKKLEYTNCNRDAMNYYNQSLAAGSGDTVCTENLDGVKHEVDWIESIKGTDFENLKVPAGQYFVMGDNRDNSEDSRYWGFVPDKDLVGKAKVVWMSWDKIDKKVRWDEIGKVF